TTGTGCGGGGTGTCACAACCACCCACGACGAAGATGTGCCTTATCTTGCCCTCCTGGATGAGTTCAATGAGCTTATCCTTCATGGCCAAAACGTTGGTGTGGTGGAAGCCGGTGAGGAGCTTTCCGCCGTCGTAAGCCTTCATCCTGGGGGTCTCAAGTGCGCGCTTTATGAGCGGCTCGAAGTTGTAGTCCTCTATGTGGGGAACCCCCTCAAGGCCCGCTATTCCAACGGTGAAGATTCTGTCGGCGTAAGCCTTCGCCGGCTGCTGGACACAGTTGCTCGTGCCAAGAATAACGCCCGGGAACTCCGCGAATTCCTTCTTCTGGTAGAGCCACGAGCCTCCCCAGTTGCCGTAGAGGGCTTTGAACTTCCTCAGCTCGGGGTATGCATGTGCTGGAAACATCTCCGCGTGGGTATAAACTTTAAGCTCCTCCTCAAGGCCCATCTCCTCGATCTGCCTGAGGAGTTCATACAGAGCCTTGTAGCTGTGGCCGGTAACGAGTATGCCCCTTCCTTCCGCAGTTCCGGTCGGGACTTCAACGGGCTCGGGTCTGCCGAAGGTCTCAACGTAAGCTCTGTCGAGGAGCTTCATCGCCTCAAGGTGAACCCTTCCGTTCTCAAGGATGAGCTCCAGAAACCTGTTTTTATCAAAGTTGACGTTGGTGAGCGTCGAATAAAGGGCCTCCGCCAAGAAGTGGCCTATCCTCGGGTCGTCATAGCCGACCTCAAGGGCATGGTAGTAGTAGGCCGAGGTTCCCTTTATGCCGTAGAGCAGGGCCTCCTGGAGCGAGTTGAGGTCCGGGTCTTTGCCGCAGACTCCCCTTATAGTACATCCTCCCGCCAAACTCATCGAACACTGGTTGCAGAGCATATCAAACGCTTCCGGAACGCGTATCGCCATATCCACCAACCTCCATTTTTATGACACGTGTCATATCCTTCGATTATAGATGAAGTGACCTTCATAAAAGTCTTGCGGTTTCTTAACCTAAAGCGGCCACATGACTTATGTCATATCAAAACCCCGAGGGGCTTGGCAGAAAGGTTTAAATATTCCACGCGTCATAAAGGATATCATGAAGACCAACGCCTTTGAAGTGGCCTCGCGCTACGTGTATCCCTCACTCAGGCGGAGGCTCGTTGAGATACTCTACGAAAACGGCCTGAAGCAGACTGAGATAGCTGAGCTTCTCCACATAACCCAGTCGGCTGTTTCCCGCTATCTTCGGATGGACAGGGGCGCGTTGATGGACGTTTCCAGCTATCCCGACATAGAGGAGGAACTCCAGTCCCTCGCCCGGAATATAGTCGAGAAGAAGCCGGGTGAATACGAGATACACCGGAGAATAGTGGAGATATCTCTGGAGATGCTCGGAAAAGGATACGTCTGCTCCATCCATTCCAAAGTTGACCCCGAGGTCGACCCGGGGGAGTGCAATATCTGCCTAGAACTTTTCGGATGAGCTAAGTCTTCTCGGCTTGGCTAAAGCAAGGTTTAATACCTTTCGACGCCGATTTTAATGGAGGTGATTGGGATGAAAAGAGCGCTTGTAACCCTCACCCCGCCCGAAAGCAAGAGACTCATCGCAAAGGCCGTCGTTGCCATGCCCGAAGTTCAGCACGCCCTCAAACATGGCTTCGTCTATATAGCCACCGGCACAACAGCGGCCTATGTAGCCGAGGAAATACTCGGGGAAAAGATTGAGAAGGAGAAATGGACCGTCGGCGTTATAAGCAAGGGGCGAACGTGCGTCACACCCAAACAGACGTGGCCCAAGCACCTAGTCCTCTACAAGGGCGAGCCCTTCGACGATCCGCTTGAAGCCCTCAAGAGGATGGGGCCGAAAGACGTCTTCATAAAAGGCGCCAACGCGATAGACATAAACTGGAACGTGGCAGTTTTTGCCGCCGCCCCTGACGGCGGGACGATAGGGAAGACCTTTGGCTGGACTATAACCAAGGGGGTCTTCACGATAACACCGGTAAGCCTTGAGAAGTTTGTGCCGACGCCGGTCGAGGAGAGCGCCAAGCTCACCGGCATCTACTCCTTCGACTGGGGAACCGGCCTTTACTCCGCACTCGTGCCGATACCCCACTCCCACCCGGTTACCGAGGTGGAAGCCTACAGGATTCTGGCGGACGTGGAGGCGATTCCGATAGCGGCAGGCGGAGCGGGCGGAGCTGAAGGAAGCGTCACCCTCGTCCTTGAGGGGGACGACGAGGCAATGGAGAGGGCGAAGGAGATAACCAAAGCAGTCAAAGGCGAGCCCTACCTCAAGCCGTACACCGAGGACTGCTCTGTGTGTCCGTTCGCAAAGATATGTGGCCTCGGGAGTGGCGCTTTCTGAGGTGGTGCGGGTGAAGCGGGTTCTCGTTTTCTTTCTTTTGATCATTCTGATGGCTCCCCTTGTA
This window of the Thermococcus thermotolerans genome carries:
- the hcp gene encoding hydroxylamine reductase, which produces MAIRVPEAFDMLCNQCSMSLAGGCTIRGVCGKDPDLNSLQEALLYGIKGTSAYYYHALEVGYDDPRIGHFLAEALYSTLTNVNFDKNRFLELILENGRVHLEAMKLLDRAYVETFGRPEPVEVPTGTAEGRGILVTGHSYKALYELLRQIEEMGLEEELKVYTHAEMFPAHAYPELRKFKALYGNWGGSWLYQKKEFAEFPGVILGTSNCVQQPAKAYADRIFTVGIAGLEGVPHIEDYNFEPLIKRALETPRMKAYDGGKLLTGFHHTNVLAMKDKLIELIQEGKIRHIFVVGGCDTPHKGMGYYERLTELIPKDALILSAACGKFRYNARNYGTIEGIPRFLDFGQCNNVYSIIEIAIALANELGTDVNSLPVSIVLSWMEQKAIAILYSLLYLGIKGIYIGPRPPEFLTPNVFDVLRRQFDLRLTGDPEADLRDMLSKGISVEESSSLAEELD
- a CDS encoding transcriptional regulator, producing MKTNAFEVASRYVYPSLRRRLVEILYENGLKQTEIAELLHITQSAVSRYLRMDRGALMDVSSYPDIEEELQSLARNIVEKKPGEYEIHRRIVEISLEMLGKGYVCSIHSKVDPEVDPGECNICLELFG